In Gammaproteobacteria bacterium, the following are encoded in one genomic region:
- the rpsD gene encoding 30S ribosomal protein S4 codes for MAKYIGPKCRLCRREGEKLFLKGEKCFGSKCAIESRAFPPGQHGQRRTRLSDYATQLREKQKVRRVYGVLESQFRLYYKEADRRKGSTGENLLQLLEGRLDNVVYRMGFATSRSEARQLVRHNTVTVNGKKVNIPTYQVKPSDVVAVSERGRSQLRIQAALDMAQQRGFPDWIDVDVSKMQGVFKSKPERSDLPAEINEHLIVELYSK; via the coding sequence TTGGCAAAATATATTGGTCCAAAATGTCGTTTATGCCGCCGTGAGGGGGAGAAGCTCTTCCTGAAGGGCGAGAAGTGCTTTGGCAGCAAGTGCGCGATAGAAAGCCGTGCGTTCCCGCCGGGGCAGCACGGGCAGCGGCGCACCCGGCTCTCGGATTACGCGACCCAGCTCCGCGAAAAGCAGAAGGTGCGCAGGGTTTACGGCGTGCTGGAATCCCAGTTCCGTCTCTACTATAAAGAGGCGGATCGCCGCAAGGGTTCGACCGGCGAGAATCTGCTCCAGTTGCTGGAGGGCCGTCTGGACAACGTGGTCTACCGCATGGGGTTCGCCACCTCCCGCAGTGAGGCACGCCAGTTGGTGCGCCACAATACGGTGACCGTGAACGGCAAAAAGGTGAATATACCCACCTATCAGGTCAAGCCCAGCGATGTGGTCGCGGTGAGTGAGAGGGGCAGGAGCCAGTTGCGTATCCAGGCCGCGCTCGACATGGCGCAGCAGCGCGGGTTTCCCGATTGGATTGATGTGGATGTAAGTAAAATGCAGGGGGTGTTTAAGTCGAAACCGGAGCGCAGTGATTTGCCCGCCGAGATCAATGAGCATCTCATCGTCGAGCTTTACTCGAAGTAG